In Leptodesmis sichuanensis A121, the following are encoded in one genomic region:
- a CDS encoding Fe(3+) ABC transporter substrate-binding protein, whose translation MTRRAFLASSSAIAVVAMGGCGQRQESGSSQAKQAINLYSARHYDSDNALYEAFTKQSGIAINLVEAKADELIERIKSEGTNSPADVLLTVDAGNLWRAQQAGLFLPTSSQALQSAIPANLREPAGNWFGFSKRARVIVYNKNRVQPADLSTYEDLADPRWKGRFIVRSSSNVYNQSLTASLLAANGSEQTEAWARGLVANFAHPPKGNDTAQIQEVAAGSADLTVVNSYYVVRLMKSEKAEEREIASKVGVFFPNQGDRGTHTNISGGGVVKTAKNPEAAMQFLEFLATPEAQAMFAKGNNEYPVVAQVAIDPMLASLGEFKADPLDAAIYGQKNAEALKIMDRAGWT comes from the coding sequence ATGACGAGACGGGCTTTTCTTGCCTCTAGCAGCGCGATCGCCGTTGTGGCGATGGGTGGTTGTGGCCAAAGACAGGAGTCAGGAAGCTCGCAGGCCAAGCAAGCTATTAATTTGTATTCTGCCCGTCACTACGATAGTGATAATGCGCTCTATGAAGCATTTACTAAGCAAAGTGGCATTGCCATTAACCTGGTTGAAGCAAAGGCTGATGAGCTGATTGAGCGGATTAAAAGTGAGGGCACCAACAGTCCTGCCGATGTGTTGCTGACCGTTGATGCGGGAAATCTCTGGCGTGCTCAACAAGCGGGATTATTTTTGCCCACCTCATCCCAGGCGCTGCAGAGTGCCATTCCTGCCAACTTGCGGGAGCCAGCAGGGAATTGGTTTGGCTTCTCCAAACGAGCCAGGGTGATTGTGTATAACAAAAACCGTGTTCAGCCTGCCGATTTATCCACCTATGAAGATCTAGCAGATCCTCGCTGGAAAGGACGATTTATTGTGCGCTCCTCCAGCAATGTCTATAACCAATCGCTGACGGCTTCATTACTGGCCGCCAATGGATCTGAACAAACAGAAGCCTGGGCACGGGGATTGGTCGCTAATTTTGCCCATCCTCCCAAGGGGAATGACACGGCCCAAATTCAAGAAGTTGCTGCTGGATCTGCCGATTTGACAGTGGTGAATTCCTACTATGTGGTGCGGTTGATGAAATCCGAGAAAGCCGAGGAACGGGAGATAGCCTCTAAAGTGGGCGTGTTTTTCCCGAATCAGGGCGATCGCGGTACCCATACCAATATCAGCGGTGGTGGAGTGGTGAAAACTGCCAAAAATCCGGAAGCCGCAATGCAGTTTTTAGAGTTTCTTGCCACTCCAGAAGCGCAGGCCATGTTTGCGAAAGGCAATAACGAATATCCGGTCGTGGCTCAGGTGGCGATCGATCCTATGTTAGCCAGCCTGGGAGAGTTTAAAGCGGATCCCCTGGATGCAGCTATCTATGGCCAGAAAAATGCTGAAGCACTGAAAATTATGGATCGAGCAGGTTGGACTTAA
- the lhgO gene encoding L-2-hydroxyglutarate oxidase encodes MYDFAIIGGGIVGLSTGMAIGTRYPTARILLLEKESTWAFHQTGHNSGVIHSGIYYKPGSLKAQLCRNGCQSMVEFCRQHQIPHEVCGKVIVATQEKELPLLENLYQRGLQNGIPVARMTAEEVRTIEPHVSCLAGIRVFSTGIVDYQQVAAKYAELMALQGADLRLNTKVIHIRDTADGQVIETNQGSFAARFLINCAGLYSDRIARLGGANSPAKIVPFRGEYYELVPEKRYLVNTLIYPVPNPAFPFLGVHFTKMIDGSVHAGPNAVLSLKREGYHKTDFDLRDTLEVMTFPGFWKLAAQHADEGIQEIIRSFSKVAFVRSLQRLIPEVQMPDVVPTHAGVRAQALMNDGKLVDDFLIVNGTHSIHVCNAPSPAATASLEIGKAIAAQVPAPPTLTLAFTS; translated from the coding sequence ATGTACGACTTTGCGATTATCGGTGGTGGGATTGTTGGCCTGTCTACAGGCATGGCTATTGGTACGCGCTATCCTACGGCGCGTATTTTGTTATTAGAAAAAGAGAGTACCTGGGCGTTTCATCAAACCGGTCATAACAGCGGTGTGATCCATTCCGGGATCTACTACAAACCGGGAAGCCTGAAGGCGCAGTTGTGCCGGAATGGTTGTCAGTCGATGGTGGAGTTTTGTCGGCAGCACCAGATTCCCCATGAGGTGTGCGGCAAGGTAATTGTGGCGACTCAGGAAAAGGAACTGCCGTTGCTGGAAAATCTGTACCAGCGAGGGCTACAGAATGGGATTCCTGTGGCTCGGATGACGGCAGAAGAGGTGCGAACCATTGAACCGCACGTCAGTTGTCTGGCGGGAATTCGGGTCTTTTCAACGGGGATTGTGGATTACCAGCAAGTTGCTGCCAAGTATGCTGAACTGATGGCATTGCAGGGGGCGGATCTGCGCCTGAATACGAAGGTCATTCACATTCGCGATACGGCTGATGGTCAAGTGATTGAAACCAATCAGGGCAGTTTTGCAGCCCGATTTTTAATTAATTGTGCGGGATTGTACAGCGATCGTATCGCCAGGTTGGGAGGAGCCAATTCTCCAGCCAAAATTGTGCCATTTCGGGGCGAATACTATGAATTGGTGCCGGAAAAACGCTATCTGGTCAATACTCTGATTTATCCTGTTCCCAATCCAGCCTTTCCCTTTTTGGGGGTGCATTTCACCAAAATGATTGACGGCAGTGTTCATGCGGGGCCAAATGCCGTGCTCAGTCTGAAACGGGAGGGCTATCACAAGACCGATTTTGACCTGCGAGACACGTTGGAAGTGATGACCTTCCCCGGTTTCTGGAAGCTGGCCGCTCAACATGCCGATGAAGGGATTCAGGAAATTATCCGATCGTTCAGTAAGGTCGCATTTGTTCGCAGTCTGCAACGGTTGATTCCAGAAGTTCAGATGCCAGACGTTGTGCCGACTCATGCAGGGGTGAGAGCGCAAGCGTTGATGAACGACGGTAAGCTAGTAGATGACTTTTTGATTGTGAACGGTACTCACTCAATTCACGTCTGCAATGCTCCGTCTCCAGCAGCGACCGCTTCTCTGGAGATTGGCAAGGCGATCGCAGCCCAAGTTCCGGCACCT
- a CDS encoding MBL fold metallo-hydrolase: MPGNETNPSTRIYAFPPNRETLGATAYFIVEEVNILVDCPAWNSTNQYFLQQQGGVQWLVLTHRGGIGQARELQQTFNCQILIQEQEAYLLPGLRVISFSQTFTLTSRSRALWTPGHSPGSSCLYFNEFGGVLFTGRHILPNPQRQLVPIKTAKTFHWPRQIKSVQKLLAEFSPETLEVICPGANVGFLRGQLPVYQGYQQLQQGRDLSQSEKP; this comes from the coding sequence TTGCCCGGGAACGAAACCAACCCCTCTACTCGGATTTATGCCTTTCCGCCTAATCGGGAGACATTGGGGGCAACGGCTTATTTCATTGTAGAAGAGGTAAACATTCTGGTCGATTGTCCAGCCTGGAACAGCACAAATCAATATTTTTTGCAACAACAGGGAGGGGTGCAATGGCTGGTACTCACCCATCGGGGCGGCATTGGTCAAGCACGGGAGCTACAACAGACTTTCAATTGCCAGATTCTGATTCAGGAGCAAGAAGCCTACTTGCTACCCGGATTAAGGGTGATTTCCTTTTCCCAGACCTTTACCCTCACATCCCGCAGCCGCGCTTTATGGACTCCCGGCCACTCCCCTGGCTCTTCCTGCCTTTATTTCAATGAGTTTGGGGGAGTGTTATTTACCGGACGGCATATTCTGCCCAATCCGCAACGCCAACTCGTGCCGATTAAAACCGCCAAAACCTTTCATTGGCCGAGACAAATCAAGAGTGTGCAGAAACTACTGGCAGAGTTTAGCCCGGAAACCCTGGAAGTCATTTGTCCAGGGGCGAATGTTGGTTTTCTGCGCGGTCAACTCCCCGTCTATCAGGGCTATCAGCAGTTACAGCAAGGACGAGATTTGAGCCAGTCAGAAAAACCGTAG
- the rfbF gene encoding glucose-1-phosphate cytidylyltransferase, which translates to MKAVILAGGLGTRLSEETTIKPKPMVEIGNQPILWHIMKTYSAHGINEFIICCGYKGYVIKEYFANYFLRMSDVTFDMRSNQMDVHNGNAEPWRVTLVDTGESTMTGGRLRRVREHIGNDTFCFTYGDGVSDVNITDVIRFHKEQGTLATLTAVQPPGRFGAIALGQGQTKIQSFHEKPEGDGAWVNGGYFVLEPEVIDYIAADSTTWEREPLQKLAQSNQLSAYRHAGFWQPMDTLRDKNYLEDLWKNGKAPWKIW; encoded by the coding sequence ATGAAAGCAGTCATTTTGGCCGGGGGATTGGGAACTCGTTTGAGTGAAGAAACCACTATTAAACCCAAACCAATGGTTGAAATTGGTAACCAGCCAATTCTCTGGCATATTATGAAAACCTATTCAGCCCATGGAATTAACGAATTTATTATCTGTTGTGGATACAAAGGGTATGTGATTAAGGAATACTTCGCAAACTACTTTTTGCGAATGTCAGATGTCACGTTTGATATGCGATCGAACCAGATGGATGTGCATAATGGCAATGCGGAACCCTGGCGGGTAACACTGGTCGATACGGGTGAAAGTACCATGACGGGGGGACGTTTACGACGGGTACGAGAGCATATTGGCAATGACACCTTTTGTTTTACCTACGGGGATGGGGTGAGTGATGTCAACATCACAGACGTGATTCGCTTTCATAAAGAGCAGGGCACGCTGGCCACCTTAACCGCCGTTCAACCACCGGGACGATTTGGGGCGATCGCGCTGGGACAGGGGCAAACCAAGATTCAGTCCTTTCACGAAAAGCCAGAAGGAGATGGAGCCTGGGTCAATGGTGGTTACTTCGTGCTGGAACCAGAAGTGATCGATTACATCGCTGCCGATTCCACCACCTGGGAACGGGAACCACTGCAAAAATTGGCGCAGTCTAATCAGCTTTCTGCCTATCGTCATGCTGGTTTCTGGCAACCAATGGATACCTTAAGGGACAAGAATTACTTAGAAGATTTATGGAAAAACGGTAAAGCTCCCTGGAAAATCTGGTAA